A single Longimicrobiaceae bacterium DNA region contains:
- a CDS encoding GAF domain-containing sensor histidine kinase, with protein MSQIEADIAAVARIGAVPTILRVVSEMTGLRLALVARVTQESWTACAVLDRMNFGLEVGGQLDVATTLCSQVRDTGRPVIIEHASQEPEFCGHPTPKMYGFESYIAVPIFRSGGEYFGNVCALDSAPAVLRDEKTLAMVQLFAELISAQLSAEEASARDREALAQERETAELREQFIAVLGHDLRNPLSAIVTGSEFLLELDPGPTERKVLGRIRSSGDRMARLVSEVLDFARGRLGGGMPLALERLEVAPLVAQVVDEIAGAHPQRTVRMTLCGAGTASLDASRVAQLLSNLIANAVEHGRDGEPVDVAVKGSPEQVVFSVANRGEPIPEEVLPRLFEPYVRAGGRAPRAGLGLGLYIAAEIARAHGGEIRADSTADGCTTFTVELPRGSG; from the coding sequence GTGAGCCAAATCGAAGCCGACATCGCCGCGGTCGCGCGCATCGGCGCGGTGCCCACCATCCTGCGCGTGGTTTCGGAGATGACCGGCCTGCGCCTGGCGCTGGTCGCGCGCGTGACGCAGGAGTCGTGGACGGCCTGCGCGGTGCTGGACCGCATGAACTTCGGCCTGGAGGTGGGAGGCCAGCTGGACGTGGCGACCACGCTGTGCAGCCAGGTGCGCGACACCGGCCGGCCGGTGATCATCGAGCACGCCAGCCAGGAGCCGGAGTTCTGCGGCCACCCCACGCCCAAGATGTACGGCTTCGAGAGCTACATCGCGGTGCCCATCTTCCGCTCCGGCGGCGAGTACTTCGGCAACGTGTGCGCGCTGGACTCGGCCCCGGCGGTGCTGCGCGACGAGAAGACGCTGGCCATGGTGCAGCTCTTCGCGGAGCTCATCTCGGCGCAGCTCTCGGCCGAGGAGGCGTCGGCGCGCGACCGCGAGGCGCTGGCGCAGGAGCGCGAGACGGCGGAGCTGCGCGAGCAGTTCATCGCCGTGCTGGGGCACGACCTGCGCAACCCGCTCTCGGCCATCGTCACCGGCTCGGAGTTCCTGCTGGAGCTGGACCCCGGCCCCACCGAGCGAAAGGTGCTGGGGCGCATACGCAGCAGCGGCGACCGGATGGCGCGCCTGGTGAGCGAGGTGCTGGACTTCGCGCGCGGGCGCCTGGGCGGGGGGATGCCGCTGGCGCTGGAGAGGCTGGAGGTGGCGCCGCTGGTCGCGCAGGTGGTGGACGAGATCGCGGGCGCGCACCCCCAGCGCACGGTGCGCATGACGCTGTGCGGCGCGGGCACCGCCTCGCTCGATGCGTCGCGCGTGGCGCAGCTCCTCTCCAACCTCATCGCCAACGCCGTGGAGCACGGGCGCGACGGCGAGCCGGTGGACGTCGCGGTGAAGGGCTCGCCCGAGCAGGTCGTCTTCTCCGTGGCCAACCGCGGCGAGCCGATCCCGGAAGAGGTGCTGCCGCGCCTCTTCGAGCCGTACGTGCGTGCCGGGGGAAGGGCGCCGCGCGCGGGGCTGGGCCTCGGCCTCTACATCGCCGCGGAGATCGCCCGCGCGCACGGCGGGGAGATCCGCGCCGACTCCACCGCCGACGGCTGCACGACCTTCACCGTAGAGCTTCCCCGCGGGTCCGGCTGA
- the mutY gene encoding A/G-specific adenine glycosylase: MPQTPVPPVIVPHLRAHLLAWYDAHRRDLPWRAPAGEAPDPYRVWLSEVMLQQTRVETVRPYYERWLARFPTVEALAAAPLDDVLKAWEGLGYYSRARNFHGAVREVAERYGGRVPGDAERFRELKGVGRYTAGAVMSIAFGRAEPLVDGNVRRVFARLTDDPAPADDALWSLAEELVPGDRPGDFNQALMELGATVCTPRNPRCGECPVRDMCSAYAAGTQNERPAPKKAKPVPHEDTGVAVVQHEGRVLLVRRPVDARLGGMWSFPHAVRAGRESAAAAAERSVREGLEVLVRAGEPIGTVAHAFTHVRASYHAFRCTLVSGQPRALGYDAWAWATAHEIDTYALPVAQKKIAALAAEPTLFS, encoded by the coding sequence TTGCCCCAGACGCCCGTCCCGCCCGTCATCGTCCCGCACCTCCGCGCGCACCTGCTCGCGTGGTACGACGCGCACCGGCGAGACCTGCCCTGGCGCGCGCCCGCGGGCGAGGCGCCGGACCCGTACCGCGTGTGGCTGTCGGAGGTGATGCTGCAGCAGACCCGCGTGGAGACGGTGCGGCCGTACTACGAACGCTGGCTGGCGCGCTTCCCCACCGTGGAGGCGCTGGCCGCCGCGCCGCTCGACGACGTGCTGAAGGCGTGGGAGGGCCTCGGCTACTACTCGCGCGCCCGCAACTTCCACGGAGCCGTGCGCGAGGTGGCGGAGAGGTACGGCGGGCGCGTGCCGGGAGATGCGGAGCGGTTCCGCGAGCTGAAGGGCGTGGGGCGGTACACGGCGGGCGCGGTGATGTCCATCGCCTTCGGCCGCGCGGAGCCGCTGGTGGACGGCAACGTGCGCCGCGTCTTCGCCCGCCTCACCGACGACCCCGCCCCGGCCGACGACGCGCTGTGGTCGCTCGCGGAAGAGCTGGTGCCCGGCGACCGGCCGGGGGACTTCAACCAGGCGCTGATGGAGCTGGGCGCCACCGTGTGCACCCCGCGCAACCCGCGCTGCGGCGAGTGCCCGGTGCGCGACATGTGCTCGGCGTACGCGGCGGGCACGCAGAACGAGCGGCCCGCGCCCAAGAAGGCGAAGCCGGTCCCGCACGAGGACACCGGCGTCGCCGTGGTGCAGCACGAAGGCCGCGTGCTCCTCGTCCGCCGGCCGGTAGATGCGCGGCTGGGCGGCATGTGGAGCTTCCCGCACGCCGTGCGGGCGGGCCGCGAGAGTGCCGCCGCCGCGGCCGAGCGCAGCGTGCGCGAAGGCCTGGAGGTGCTGGTGCGCGCGGGCGAGCCCATCGGCACGGTGGCGCACGCGTTCACGCACGTGCGCGCGAGCTACCACGCCTTCCGCTGCACCCTCGTCTCCGGCCAGCCCCGCGCCCTCGGCTACGACGCGTGGGCCTGGGCCACGGCTCACGAGATCGATACCTACGCCCTCCCCGTCGCCCAGAAGAAGATCGCCGCCCTCGCCGCGGAACCGACCCTGTTCAGCTGA
- a CDS encoding NAD(P)H-binding protein gives MRVLVTGGRGTLGRRLVALCPAVHELRTTGRTRPSDPAAAATWVRSDLATGEGLAEAVDGIDAIIHAASSPRKDTEETDVHGTRRLLEAAKAAGVAHVVYVSIVGIDRAAGFPYYAQKLAAEGVVREGGVPYTILRASQFHDFLETMIGWTARLRFAPLPRGWQVQPVDVDEVARELWRCVDAGPRDAVPDLVGPELLTMDGAARTWAAARGLKTRIFTLPLPGSLSRAMRAGALTHPDVRGPGLTWADWLRRKYGRRD, from the coding sequence ATGCGCGTTCTGGTCACGGGAGGACGGGGGACGTTGGGCCGGCGCCTCGTCGCGCTCTGCCCCGCCGTGCACGAGCTGCGGACCACCGGGCGCACCCGTCCGTCCGATCCCGCCGCCGCGGCCACCTGGGTCCGCAGCGACCTCGCCACCGGCGAGGGCCTGGCGGAAGCGGTGGATGGGATCGACGCCATCATCCACGCCGCCAGCAGCCCGCGGAAGGACACGGAGGAGACCGACGTCCACGGCACGCGCCGCCTGCTGGAGGCGGCGAAGGCGGCCGGTGTGGCGCACGTGGTCTACGTCTCCATCGTGGGCATCGACCGCGCGGCGGGGTTCCCGTACTACGCGCAGAAGCTCGCCGCCGAAGGCGTGGTGCGCGAAGGCGGCGTGCCGTACACGATCCTGCGCGCGTCGCAGTTCCACGACTTCCTGGAGACGATGATCGGCTGGACGGCGCGCCTGCGGTTCGCGCCGCTGCCCCGCGGCTGGCAGGTGCAGCCGGTGGATGTGGACGAGGTCGCCCGCGAGCTGTGGCGCTGCGTGGATGCCGGCCCGCGCGACGCGGTGCCCGACCTGGTGGGTCCCGAGCTGCTGACGATGGACGGCGCCGCCCGCACCTGGGCCGCCGCACGCGGCCTGAAGACGCGCATCTTCACCCTCCCGCTCCCCGGCAGCCTCTCCCGCGCCATGCGCGCCGGCGCCCTCACGCACCCGGACGTCCGCGGCCCCGGCCTCACCTGGGCGGACTGGCTGCGGCGGAAGTACGGCCGGCGAGATTGA
- a CDS encoding OsmC family protein produces MAVEITGSYAGNKKVQMRHGPSGAEIGTAAPLDNNGDGSSFSPTDLVAAALGACMVTVMAIVAERDGIPYDGVDFVVEKHMRADPRRIDKLPVTLRMPAGLTPEQRVKLERTALTCPVHRSLLPEIEKEVRFVYPDAAETANAAD; encoded by the coding sequence ATGGCGGTCGAGATCACCGGCAGCTACGCGGGAAACAAGAAGGTGCAAATGCGGCACGGGCCTTCCGGCGCGGAGATCGGGACGGCGGCGCCGCTGGACAACAACGGCGACGGGAGCTCGTTCTCGCCCACGGACCTGGTGGCGGCGGCGCTGGGCGCGTGCATGGTCACGGTGATGGCGATCGTGGCCGAGCGCGACGGCATCCCGTACGACGGCGTGGACTTCGTGGTGGAGAAGCACATGCGCGCCGACCCGCGCCGCATCGACAAGCTGCCGGTGACGCTGCGCATGCCCGCCGGCCTCACGCCCGAGCAGCGCGTGAAGCTGGAGCGCACGGCTCTCACCTGCCCCGTGCACCGCAGCCTGCTCCCCGAGATCGAGAAGGAAGTCCGCTTCGTCTACCCCGACGCCGCCGAGACGGCGAACGCGGCGGATTGA
- a CDS encoding plasmid pRiA4b ORF-3 family protein, translated as MNFVLRVALREIAPPIWRTVRVPGWYTLNQLHRVFQMIFGWQDYHLYAFEIGSRRFERKHPESEGEDTGAATLAKLGLERGTEFSYEYDFGDGWVHEVRVEDVQPTGSDEDDWQALPVLLGGERAGPLEDCGGPFGYQDLVDALRNPADGDPEHDHLRAWAGGAYDPERFDVWMANQNLALAAVWAAI; from the coding sequence GTGAACTTCGTCCTTCGCGTCGCGCTCCGCGAGATCGCTCCGCCGATCTGGCGGACGGTGCGGGTGCCCGGGTGGTACACGCTCAACCAGCTCCACCGGGTGTTCCAGATGATCTTCGGGTGGCAGGACTACCACCTCTACGCGTTCGAGATCGGCAGCAGGCGCTTCGAGCGGAAGCATCCGGAATCGGAGGGGGAGGACACCGGCGCCGCGACGCTCGCGAAGCTGGGCCTGGAGCGCGGTACGGAGTTCAGCTACGAATACGACTTCGGCGACGGCTGGGTGCACGAGGTACGAGTGGAGGACGTGCAGCCGACTGGGAGCGACGAGGACGACTGGCAGGCGCTTCCCGTGCTGCTGGGCGGCGAGCGGGCGGGGCCACTGGAGGACTGCGGTGGACCGTTCGGCTACCAGGACCTGGTAGATGCGTTGCGGAACCCGGCCGACGGCGATCCCGAACACGACCATCTGCGCGCGTGGGCGGGTGGGGCGTACGATCCCGAACGGTTCGATGTCTGGATGGCGAACCAGAACCTGGCACTCGCGGCGGTCTGGGCAGCAATCTGA